CATAAAGAAGCTGCAGGTTGTTTGAGCTGAAATAATAAGAACTGGAGAGGCGCGTGTATAGTTATCAAACCTTTAAAGGacaaatccttttttttttttttttttgtaaatttaagcaatttaaaatctgtgtgatgatgttatgttttaaatgaatgtgtacCATTGTTCTAGTGTTATCTTCACAGCTGGTTATATGTGCTATTTTGGTTGAATTTCCAACTTCACAAAAATCTGATTGAAGTGTTTTATATCCCAGGACACACGTTCTGCGCTGCACATaaaagctgtttctgtttctgcagcgGTCTGAAATACCTGCTCTAATAAAGACAATAGCATTGCTCTTGTCATCTTAAATTGCTGGAGTCAATATTggagtttatatatatatatatatatatatatatatatatatatatatatatatatatatatatatatatatatatatatatatatatatatatatatatgtatatatatataccacacatatatatatacattggTTATTAACTTTTAACTGTGTCAAGCATCCACAGGCTACAATTgatacaatttacatttaaccTTCCATATTACAATGAGACCACTGGGCTGCATTTAGCAGAATAAGTTTCCTTTAGTTTTCTGGTGGTCTGTAGAGTGTGAGAGACAGTGTCAGCATGGAGGGCAACCCTACTGCAGGGTTAGGGTGTGGACAGGATTTAAACGCCAGCCTCACCTTTAACAAAATACTGAAGTTCTTATTGCACAACATTTCTCCAGAGGAGTGGTTCACCTGTGAATATCACACTGTTTACTGAattattgagttttattttgtaggtCCAAGGTTCACTTgcacaaaatgttgttttctaccTGTCTGACTTCTGTCAAACTTGGACACATATATGCACAGTGAGCTGGAGCTGGATCCATTTTTGCTGTTGCTCAGTTCACTGTATACTTCATTCACATAGTTACCCACAGTGGAGTTGCATGCTGACTCCACATGGCATAAGTTGAGCAGTGAGTTTAAGAAACTACTAACTTTTACTAAGTAAAACAGTTGTGTTACCTTTTATAAGGTAAATGCCCTGGATTGCTATGCTATCTAGCGTTTTTGTTCTGTGGAAGTCTTCCCCATCCCCTCATTGTCTCACCTGTCTGATGGCGCACAGCAGCTTCCCATAGCAGAACACAATCGCCGAGAAGGGCACAACgaggcagaaaacaaacaggcagaTGATGTAAGAGATGTTATTCGCCGTCTTTGATGTCCAGTTGACTGAGCAGGTGGTCCCGGGGCCTTCGGGGCCATAGTGGCTCCAGCCAAAGAGCGGCGGCAAGGTCCAGAAGAGGGAGTATACCCAGGACAGGGCAATGCCCAGGGAAATTTTACGGTAGTTGGAGAGGTCCGCCTCGGTTGGGGCCATCATGGTGCTGTATCGCTCATATGAGAGGACAGCAAGGGAGATGAGAGACACAATGCCTGCAGCAGGGtagacaggacacacacacaggtaggtAAGCATTATAAGCATCCACGTTGcacacatgcagccacacagcATGATATTTGTACCTTAATAAAATCCACACAAGAAAATACAGCACTTAAGCAAACACTGGAGAAACCTTGTGCATGCACTTCACATTTAATGAGACCATCAAGTAGAGACATAATGCCCTGCCTGTCCAGATGATAGTCTACTGCAGTAAGGAATATGTGCACAGCCGCCATGATATAAAGCAAAGGAATCAAAAGCCCAGTTAAAATGAGCTCCGTGGTTTATAGCTTCAGAGAGAGGGCAGGTTGTgatttcaaaaaataaaattgccTGTGCAACATAATAAAACTCTAGCAAACGTGTTGGTGGAATAATCTAATATTTGACTTCGCATGCTGGGGCCTGCAGCAGATACACATCGCTGTAAATCACAAGCAGTACCGCTACGTGCAGTGTCCGCGCTTGACAGGCGCAATGCAGTGAAACACAGCGCTGAATTTTCCGAGAAGCTTTCTTATCTTTTTATAAGTGCTCAATAAACACTCATGCCGTATCTCTAtatctctgcctttttttttttcttttctttgtctgcatttcagaggcagagcagcagtgGGCCTGGAGCTCAGTGATCTCTCAGCCTTTTTATCATGTTTGCTATTTGTTTTGAAGCCTTTATGCTCCACAGGGCCATCCATCATGCCCATTGATTTTCAGGGGCAATGAAGTGGACCTGAACTAGATGTTCCTTCAAGAAAGCGGTCCTAGGCTTTTTCTGAGGTGTCAAAGCCGTGACTACTCAGTACGATGAATGAATACATGTAAAAATGAGGAGGGGCAGTGGAACAAAACTGAAGCACATTTTAGCTGCTGTGATTGATGGGTTTGCAGAATGTGCTCCTGTCGGCCTGTGCACACTTGCATAGTGAAGATCCACTGACCACACTCCGTGCTTGTCCAGATTTCACACTCAGCTTACGATAACCTGCTGCAATATTATAAAATCAACACAGTTTTACATCAAcgtatttgtgtttctgttggatCTGGTCTGAGCCAAACATATTTCCTGTGTATTTGGACAGCTTGGCCCGCTGCTGTTTTGTCTCATTCGACCTGGCATTTATCCactgttgctctctctctctgctcacagTGATGTTTGAAATGATACAGAACTGCAGATGGAGTGGCTGATGTCATCTTTAAACTACAATTCATTGTGGGGTGCATCAGTAATCGCTGTGATCATGGCTCTTgtacaacagcaacattttaaacCTGGGCGAAGTCAGACAAAACTTTTTTTCCattgaaaatacagttttctgattggctggacaCCAACAAGCATAACAATGGTTATGGTCAATCTTCATCTAACAGTCTGAATCAGTGCAacagttcttcttttttttttcattttaaagatgttttgatCATGCAAAAAGCCAAACAACGAATGGAGGatgaggcagagaaggagaTTTACAAGTGCTTTATCTCAGTCAGAGAAGCAAAGAACATCGTCACTGAACTTGCCACAGTGTTTATAATATAACATCACATTGATCTGGAGTTGGATTCTGAATAGGAGGAAGGCAGTGATGTCGCTCTTATAGATCTCACAGACGAAGTAGAAGAAGAATTGACCCTTTCTCTAGATAAGAGGAGCATATAGTTAACCCAATTTCCACTGGTGATGTCCAGTGCAGACATTAAGGCAGTACATAGGATTAGTGTTGCAGATGACCTGCTGAATGATCCAGTGACTGGGAAAAGACATTGACTTAATGGCAGCATATGTCTCTCTCTAAAACCCCACTATAAGCTTCAATGCATCAATGGTTTCCTCGGGATCAGAGCACTGATGCACCCTATACCAGCACACATGCTGGCTTGTGCTCTTGCACCTACTGCTGATAATAGTCTGGGTGGTCTTCGCCTGACCTCCATGTTTCCtaaaaaacaagctgaaacgTGGACTTGTCAGACCACagaacatgtttccactgtctttGAGTCCATCTTGACGCGTGCTCAGACCCAGAGaactcagctgcttcctccttGTGTAATATAGTTTGAGGTTCAGTAGCAGACTATTTTAAGGATGGTTTTCCAAAAGTGCTCCTGAGCTCGCGTGGCTGTATTCATCACAGTAGCATGCAGCGCTGCTTGAGGGCTCGAAGGTCACATACTTTCAAGAGTGGATTCTGCCCTTGGCCCTGAGACACGGAGATTTCCCCACAGACCCTGAATGTTTCCACAATATTACGTGCTGGAGATggtgaaacaacaacaattttttgcagtgttgtgTGGAGAATATTCAGTTTGGCGGATGCTGCTTTTGCACTTATCTGGTGCTAATAAACCTtgttgcagaaaacaaacactgtttacaaaataaatctgatctGTGAATGCTTCTCTGTGCTATTCTTTATCATTTATTGCATATTAGAAAAAGCATTTCTGCAAAATGATTCCGcaaaaaactgctgcagcacaaaGCAAATGATTTCTAAAGCTCAGGTTTTAGCTTGAACCATGGCTACGCTCTTTTGACATCAACGCAATCCCATGTAGCAGCCACTTGTGTGGCACCAGTGGGGTGTGGAAGTAGTTGGGCTTATATTATCAAGCCCAGTGCAAAACACAGTAGTGTTGTCTGAGATGTGTTTTTCCTATTCATTTCTCTCGTTTGCTCTTTTATACACAGGTACCTCTTCTCATTAAGGCCAGCAGGACTTTGAGAGGGCTCTGGTTGTCCATGTTTGGCATTTGGAAGGTGTTTCTGTATGTAAAtgagtgtgtaaatgtattagCAGACGAATGTAGAATAGGGGAGATTTATCATTGTTAGATGCAAGATGCTGTGCCTGCACACCTTTGATAAATACCAGTTTTCTTGTTCTGGCAGACagttcctacacacacacatgcgcgcacatATTGTTTAGAGAACCCGAGCATGCTTCAAGAGATGGCTGGGTTGTAATGAATCTTTAGGGTGACAGACTGATAATATTTGTAAATGTCTCCTGAACTGAGTGGACAAAATCGAATCTGCTAATCAGCAACTCTCCTCTGTGACATCACACTCCGTCATGAACCAGGGGACAGCGACCCTTTGCCCCCAGGCTCTTGAAAACTGTCCTCATACGTCTGATGACAATTAGTTCATCAATGAAATCTTGTAACATCGTAGTAAAAGGCACCTGCACAACTTTAGATGTaacttttaaaatctaaaattaacCAAAACCCATCTGCAGGATCAAAGGCAGCAGCTAAATGTGATATTCCAAAAATTAGATATCTTCTGATGAGATAATGTCTAAAATGATATCTAAACtataaatacagaaattaaaaagaaatacaaaaaagcTCTCCTGTCTTCATGATGCACTTCTCCCTCACTgcctctgtcttgttttttctgttagaAAGCATCAGATTCAGAATCACAGGATGAAATGAAGCTGTGTTATAAATTCCATCGGCGTACgatcacacatgcacagacctGATGTGAAGTCTCTAGGTTTAAAATAAGAGAAACCTTTCTGTGGGTTGCCACCATTAAGGATGATGGCTCTGACCAACCAACTCTGAATGTGCAAAGGCGATTGTTTACATTAATGTCTGGCTAAAACCAGACCTATTGTCCCCAAAACATATTACTGTCTCTGCTTTGGGAGACCTTTAATTCACTATTTGCTACAGGTGCTCATTAGCTGCCTTGCTGTCTCTGACCTTTACAGCACAGTGGCATTATTCAGCTTTCTCCCTGCTGAGGCTTCTTCCCTGTTATAATTTCAAATCACTCAGGCCAGGTGTTGCCTGTGCCTGTGTGAATCACAGATGCACGTGAGTTtgcatctcctctcctctgcacaGGTTCATCCATTTTTGAAGCTTAATCTGTGGTAGAATGTATCTGTGAGGGGAGGTGTGCACACTGGAGGTCAATCTAACTTCAGTAGGCCCAGCAATGCAGGGTTAATCTAGTGACTGTGTGCTGGGTCCactggaggaagaaggaggcaGCCAATAGTATGCAGAGACACGCAGACTCGATGTGAAGTgaggacagaaataaaaagagtcTTTCCTGTTCCTGCACACTATAATGGAAGACAATAAAAGTTGTGAATTATTGAAACGCATTCAAAGTTCTGGTGGAGGCAGTGAAATGGgttgtgttgttgctttaaTTCAGCACTCGCTCATTTCCAAACCTCATCCAGTcgaaaataaacacacacaagctttttTCCAGGTAGGTGAGTGTTGTTATTCTCAGTTGCATCATTGTGCTCCATTTGCATCGATATCAGCACTCCTGAGCAGAGGTAGACCTGCCTCCCCCCCTGCTCTCATTACAGATTTCTCCCCCCCCGGGTGATTTTATtgtgcagctaatgctgctgaTGCATGCCGTAGCCTGCGCACGGCCTGAGACCCGATCCCCACAGCAGCCCACCTCAGACCTGCACCGACAGCTGAAGGAGCCGGGATGAGACTTTTCCGGCCTCGGGCTCAGTCGCTCAGCTGCACGGTAACAAGCATTTAGCAGCCGGTGACGGTCCAGAAACACGCGTTTTTTCGCAGTTCCCAGTGAAGCGTGCGCTTCTCCAGATCCCCAGGGCGCCGTTGCGCCTTCACAGTGTAGCTCTGGAAGCGATTCAACCTGTGTGCCACAGCTGGAGATGATGACCCGGCACCGCACCACGAAACCTGCGCATCCAGCAGCATGTGCAACGCGACGTCTGCGCCGAGAAGGATCCGCAACGTCATCGCTCCTGACTTATTGGCTgcgttttgtgtttgtttgtttttcaaatgatcTGCACTTTTCCACGCACCTTAACGAGCCCTGCTGTGAGAGGCTGCGCAATGATCACACCCAGATTGAATGAATTTCAAGGCACTGCTCCATGTAAATCCAATCAGCTGGTCAATTAGTGCCAAGTTGGATGTTTTCCGACGTTGCGCATTGAGCCGTTTTGTCATTATTCACAGGGACCGAGCGGATTTTCAGCCTTTCTGTGGAAGTTTGCTGTGATCAGGAAGATGCACTGCGTAAACTACAGGACGTTATAAGGAGAGATGAGATTCAAAATGCCCATTTTCCTCCCAGACCGCACAAATCATTTCATCTTCAGATCCAACATGGGCAGTGATTTGGGAAGGATCCATACCTACAGCGCACCGTCAGTCCCAGACATCAGAAATAAGAAGATACAGACCCTAGAGCTTACAAATGTAACACAAACCAAATCACACAACACGAACGAACATCCCACCGCGGATTCCGCGTTTTCTACTCACCAAAGAGAGAGTTGGCGAAGCCGTACCACACGCACCCCCCGTCTCCTATGAGCCACCTTCCCTGCGTGCTGGCCGCGAAGCTGAACGGAGTCCCCAGTACGCACACCAGGAGGTCGCTGATGGAAATGTTAATCAGCAGCAAGTTGATGGGCGAGCGCAGCATCTTATAGCGGCAGaacagcaccagcaccagcaggtTGTTCGTAAGTCCCAAAGTGCCGATGAAGCCCAGGCACACAGCCACGACGAGGTTCCCTGTTGGAGTGAGGGTGGTCCGGTATGAGCCGCCCCCCAAGTGCTCTTCCCCGGCTCCGGCGCACAGAGCGCTGTTGACCCCCGCGCAGCCGCTCAGGCTCACGTTAGACACGATCATCGCAGCTCGGTGCCACAATGAAGAGCAGCTAAAGCTTGGTGGacatgtctgttttctctctataggaacagaaaataaccacaaatGGAGCTCCTTAAAGTAGAGGAATAGAAATATGAGGTAATAGTTAGTTAGTTTGGTGGTGGTGGCAAAACTTTGTtcagggggagggggagggggggggggggggtgctccacgatttaaaaaataaaaaaatagtttgtttagGCTTTTACTCCACAGTGTGGCAGTCTGTAATGCAAACTCCCACTCTTCCCAGACACGCTGctgtctctcacacagacacctTCCCCACTGTGTCCGTATTTAAATCTCGGTTGCCCGCTCTCCAGCAGCTGACGTCTGGgcggaggaggtggaggtgtgtgggagggggggggggggaggagtACGCAAGCATCAGGAGAATCCAGCGGCGGACTAATCACAGTATCATCATGTGTCTCACAGTGCAAGCTGCTGCTCTCAGACCAAACCTCCAAGTTTCCGGAGCTGTCCGCGGACCGTGCGTCAGTGCGCGGCGCTGTCCGCGGTGCTGAACGCGCTCCCTCAGGAGAGAACACCAGCTCTTTATTCCGGGCTGTCGTACATTTGAAGTGCAGTTTTGTAAGTAAATGACTTAAGAATGCAAAGCTGTAATTCATTTGCCACATTTAAGTCATAAATGCAGCGCTCAGGTCGATTTACCACACAAGTGCCAGCTACCGCTTATTAATCAAATGCTCAAGGTGAGTTAATTGATGCTCACGAAGtcaaattagaaataaatgtatttgagTTATAATCCCCACAGCTGTCTTAATTTAAAATGGACTAGATTTATTATTTGGTGCAAACCATTAAAGattctgctgtgtttctaaATTAGAAACAAGGAAGAGATGTTTTCTGAGTGAGAAGTGGCATCCAGATGTTTGGATATTTggcacattattattattttttctttctttttgattgtccagttgcctttttttttccccctccttttctgtctTGGTTCATTCTATCTGTGAAATTCAGtcatcatttttttccccatctgtcagcactgaaaacacattctCCAGAGATGGCAGATTCAGACTGGAATAATGAGGAACagcaaaatgctaaaacatGATGAGTGTCAGGCATCTCGCCTCATGGTGTTCATATATCCTTCTACACACTGGGAGAAAGCCttgctggtaaaaaaaaaagcccagtgCTTCTGAAACGTGGCTTCTTTCTGAGGCCAACAAGCATAATGTGGACCAACTACCTCAACCAGCGCAGGGCTAAGTCTCCCATCTGCTTTACATGGCCGACAGGTAAAGTGCTGCCCAATGTAGCACCTTacagttttaatatatttggGAGAGAAACTGATTGTTCTAATTATAATTAGGCTGTTTTATATTAGGAATATAACTTTATAGTAAAGAGTTAGCAGAATGTCTGGAAACAAATGTGCCCTAAGGACGTCCTCGGAGAACTGTTTGCTGGCTGCAGGTAACACAGAAATTCTCATTTGGTTGCTTCCTGCTCATGTGTCTGTGGCTGCCAAACTTGCAGGAGACAGCACAGACAGCCgcaatgtgaaaaaaaaaaaaagaagtcaagTATGAGTTCAAAATGTCAGCAATTAGCTGGTAATCACAAGCAAATCCTTGTGTTCATCTGCTGGCATTTGGTGTTAAAGCTGTGTTCAATATGTGCGACCGGCTAAAAGCCGTGCCCTCTGCAGCACTTCGCTTTGCACACTCATGGAAAGTTGGACAATCCGATGGGGAAACTTACACCCTGCTCTAATCCTTTCCCACCAAATAACCTCCCTTGTCACTCCAGAGCGCGGCAATTACCTGGGAAAACTGAACAGCGACATTTACTCTGACAGCATCTTCTCCATACACGCTCCTAATTGGATTGAATTAAGACACTTGGGTGCTATTGCGAATGAAGCACCCGTTTAATCATCGCAGTGGGACTGGGCAGTTGGTATTTCAGTTGGGTTTCTGGGTCGGTTTGGTCGCCGCGCGGTGGGGAGATGCCCAGGAAGACAAATGGGGTCAAAGGGTCATCACAGAAACTCTATGTTATATGTAAATTAGAAACTAGGTACAGCTAGACTGTTGTTTTACAGTTATGATCATGTCTGTGTTAGTTGTTCTGGACTCTTATCATCATATTAACTCCTGTGCGTGTAGCCCTAAAGAGCTGCACCATCTTATCTCTTCACATCAATCTGCGATGGATGAATTGCTGCATTAAGCGGCACCAGCATCATTTTTAGTTGAAGGGATTTGTTCCCGTCCACTGTAGCGCGTCCACACACCTGTTGTCACGCTCGGCCAACAAAGTGAGTTTATTCTACCCAAAACAGAGTCACATGTCGTGCTTCCCATCTAGATCGAATCAGTCTTACAGCATTTGCCAGAGTTGACACTTAAACAGTAATGAAATAAGTTGGTGAGGTGACTCCTTCTCTGGCAACTGTGTCAAtagaattcattatttttcctgTTGAAGACTTGAacctaaaattatttttaaggaCAATCATTGGTTCCAGCATGGATTCTCACAGAATTGTTGCAATAtagcagaaataataataattaagaaaaaaacataataatattgtacaaaatgattaatcattcttgtcacacacagcacaaaaaatAATATACTCAAGGGTACAAAACAGTTCCAATGCAataatttgtacatttattgGTCTAGTCCATCAATAGAGGTGAAAGGTTAAGTCAAACCCCTCACAATCAAGGCTTTAGTGAGCTCTGAAAGTCTGAGCACAACACCTGTACATGAATTTAGATCAGATCAGCTGGATGCTTCAATGCACATGCAGCATGGTGCATGGttctaatttaataatttaaaaacatttatttagtttcacattGTGAACATTTCTGTAAACCAGTGTCATCTTCCCTAAGatgtcactgtttcactgtcagGCCTGAAATCAGTCCTTTAGATTCCCCTGCCCTCACAAAAAAGATCATGAAGGCTGTGGTTCTTTGTTTGTGTCGACATTGTGCTGCTGCAAAGGATTCACACCTCAAGGTAAAAGTGTCACCGGTGTCGCTGCCCTGCATCCAAATAAACCACAACCAGAGTATATACAGTAGATCTTTGTATGCAAGTGGTCcactcacagacagaaaacacaatgacatcTCACCATCAAGGAGAGGAAATGGATCTAGAAGAAAATGAGTACCAGTAGAGAACAGGTGTGGGAAGGGGAAGGTCAGTAAAcatgagggggggggggctactCTGTGTCAGAGAGTGTACCACAGTGTgtacacaaatgtttttgttgcacaAGATTTGTCAGCGAGATTGTGTTTTAAAGCGGCATCACATTCAGTTCTCCGTCTCCTCCACACTCGCCCTCTTACTCCAACGTCCACAGGCCCACTCATCCTCATCAAGGCTGCCTTCCCCTCTGACACTGACCTTGGGAGAGTGGCCGATGCTGCTCTGCAACTTAATACGTCCAAGGCTTTAAGGGAAGCTCAGATGAGGTGCGGCGCGCTGGATCCCATATTGGAGATTTATTGTGCAGGTGTAATGCGTGGGTCTGCCACAGCCCCTAGCTTATCTGGACGCATGTGTCACTGGAGGCCCATTCTTTAAATGCTTGACACGCAGCCTGTCATGTCATGATTCATGCGAGGGGGATATATCTTGGATGATGACCGAGTAGGAAAAATTGTCTGAGAACACAAGGACAATTCATGATGTAACACAACATGTTGTGACAGAGTGACAGGTGTCACATCAAGTGCGTGTCTCCGCACGTCTGTCCTCAATCTACCATCCACTCGGCTGCATGATTTGACCACGACTTTTACTGTAGAGCAATGATTTTCATATGGTTGGCAACAGCAAGCAGAGCTAGCTTTGTGGCTAGATGTCCGGTCATGTGACTGTTGCTGGTTGTAGAGATAAATTACCTATAGGTTGTTCAGTGCATCAGGTACTTGACTTATATTCAGCATGAGGCTAAATGACATGGATCAGCTCCAAACCGCTTCAGTATCACGACATTGCAAGTTCACAGTTTTGCCTTGAACATCGCTGCTTACACCCATACTGTCTCAGTAACACCGACAGAGTAGAATGTAGCTGCTTGTGCGtagttttattaaatatcacGCCGTAGCTGGACCTATATATTGGAAGCTTTTGCTGCTAGTTACGTTTTTGAAATACAgatacacataaaaaatataaccAACTAATAAGATGCTGATGTATTACCTGTTGTTACAACAGCATCTTAGTCAGtactgattaaaataaattggAATTCCTAATGGATATTTTCGTCTATTATAAACCTTAGAGCATGTACATAGCATATACTTCAGAAAAGAAATATTGGAATATTGACGTCTTTCTTTAGGCGTGTACTTTAAAAGCATGTTGATTACtacaaatgacattttttgtCATACGCCCATTTCTCAGTCAGGTTTATTTAGCACCTAACTGTGATGTTCTTATTGAGCCACCACACTTTTAGCCAGGCCTGCAATCATCACATCTACTAAATGaaaggaacaaaaagaaaaagcagtgtGACAGTCTTGTTTCATGCATTTCCTCACAGGTGTTAGTTGTGTCTGCCATGAAATGACTCAAAGccaataatacaaataaaagaggagagaaTGACCATAAACACGTGTGCACGCATTTGTCACAGTAATTACCTTTGACATGGTCCTGGAATGACTGCAATGAAGCAGTGAACTGTGAAATTAGTacaaatgtttctaaaataattACTTCTTTACACATCTTGCTATTTTGAGCTGCATTCATTTGGACTCACGTGTCTGGCAGCTCgtctttttgctctgttttgttcAGCACCAGCTCCAGTGAAAAATGCCAGGCTCTTAAACTGTTCCAGTATGTTCACTAGCTGTTCGCAGACTTTGTCTGTTCTATATTTGGTGCCGGCCAGGTAGCACGCGCTGCCTTTTAGAGCTTTGTTGCTCTGACCTGCTGTGGCTGGAAATTACACAGATGGGAGCAGTGAAAGTAAATCAAACAGTAAAGCTGTCAGTCAGaggttgttgttcttttttataGGGTGGGCAGACTGACACACTTAAAGGTGGCACATttggaataaaagaaatatgttcaaatataataaatagtgatacatatatttttctatataatattataaatagtATTTGCTCAGTTTGAGAAATGCCAAGTACATAACTTTGTGCATtctgaaatattcaaaataatcACAATTTTCAACTGTAAATAGCCATAAACaaatagtaataaatagtaatagGGTGATCCAAAAATCCATCCCTTGCAGAGTTAAGCTGCATAGTTGCATGTGCTGGAAAACCCCAGTGTCCAGTAGTGGATAAAAAGCATGCACGCATCTTAAATTTTCACAATatgtattattcattttttattactttataatGCTTATGCTTTATTGCAGGCTAACATATTCTTTGTGTTGAAGGTTTTAcgttattttatttattcatcagaAATGTAATACCTACCAACTATGCTGGTGTGAGGGGTCACCAGTGTTGATCCCTGTGGCCATGCCCTGGTGggaaaaatcaaaacaatgagctaCATAAGACCGAAGCACTGTAAAGCTGAATTCTAAAGTGAAGGGTGATCACTGAGTGAGTTTTTCTATTGTTATATAGATGTTGATGAATGCATGTTTAATGATAGCTTAAAGCTGACACTGATTTCACATCAACTGATATGGTTACATTACAACCTCGCCTCAGTGTTGTGGATGAGCGCTAACACAGAAGTCTGCACTTTCCCCGTGTTCTTGTTGGATTT
The window above is part of the Anabas testudineus chromosome 17, fAnaTes1.2, whole genome shotgun sequence genome. Proteins encoded here:
- the LOC113172128 gene encoding vertebrate ancient opsin-like; the encoded protein is MIVSNVSLSGCAGVNSALCAGAGEEHLGGGSYRTTLTPTGNLVVAVCLGFIGTLGLTNNLLVLVLFCRYKMLRSPINLLLINISISDLLVCVLGTPFSFAASTQGRWLIGDGGCVWYGFANSLFGIVSLISLAVLSYERYSTMMAPTEADLSNYRKISLGIALSWVYSLFWTLPPLFGWSHYGPEGPGTTCSVNWTSKTANNISYIICLFVFCLVVPFSAIVFCYGKLLCAIRQVSGINSSTSRKREQRVLFMVVIMVICYLLCWLPYGIMALLATFGPPGLVTPEASIIPSVLAKTSTVINPVIYVFMNKQFYRCFQALLRCEAPRRGSSLKSSSKAAMRGAAVMGPRRTNDFLFMVASLGQPAATVPQLGASFEPTIDITKAPSSDINKPVIVSLVAQVDD